The following coding sequences are from one Cydia splendana chromosome 15, ilCydSple1.2, whole genome shotgun sequence window:
- the LOC134797807 gene encoding glutathione S-transferase 2-like isoform X2, giving the protein MLLSYSGQHLTKAGSETREELLDSPSGCGLHSVAVLRCLGRSHGLAGSDPFEDLEIDKIVDVFIDLLNKIQAIGAEELDSQASPFDEQMALACLAKLDAVVATNRGHLALSKLTWADFLLAGMWEHVQQALDLSSDQFANIEQLVHQLTAVPAVKAALERAHDST; this is encoded by the exons ATGTTGCTGTCTTACTCGGGGCAACATCTCACCAAAGCTGGCTCGGAAACCAGGGAAG aGTTATTGGACAGCCCGTCCGGCTGTGGTCTTCACAGTGTGGCGGTGCTCCGCTGTCTGGGCCGAAGCCATGGCCTCGCGGGCTCAGACCCCTTTGAAGACCTAGAGATTGACAAGATTGTTGATGTTTTCATCGACCTATTGAACA AGATACAAGCCATAGGCGCAGAAGAGTTGGATTCCCAAGCTAGTCCATTCGACgaacagatggcgctagcgTGCCTCGCCAAACTAGACGCTGTCGTGGCCACCAACCGCGGTCATTTGGCACTCAGCAAG TTAACCTGGGCGGACTTTCTGCTGGCCGGCATGTGGGAGCACGTGCAGCAAGCGCTGGACCTGTCTAGCGACCAGTTTGCCAACATCGAACAACTTGTTCACCAACTGACTGCGGTTCCAGCTGTGAAGGCTGCTTTAGAACGAGCGCATGACAGTACTTAG
- the LOC134797807 gene encoding glutathione S-transferase 2-like isoform X1 gives MSFRSLGKLFKTKKTDKQESKEISLPAEGFHKSIQMLLSYSGQHLTKAGSETREELLDSPSGCGLHSVAVLRCLGRSHGLAGSDPFEDLEIDKIVDVFIDLLNKIQAIGAEELDSQASPFDEQMALACLAKLDAVVATNRGHLALSKLTWADFLLAGMWEHVQQALDLSSDQFANIEQLVHQLTAVPAVKAALERAHDST, from the exons ATGTCTTTTCGCAGTTTAGGAAAATtattcaaaacaaaaaaaactgatAAACAGGAAAGCAAAGAAAT CTCATTGCCCGCAGAAGGCTTCCACAAGAGTATTCAGATGTTGCTGTCTTACTCGGGGCAACATCTCACCAAAGCTGGCTCGGAAACCAGGGAAG aGTTATTGGACAGCCCGTCCGGCTGTGGTCTTCACAGTGTGGCGGTGCTCCGCTGTCTGGGCCGAAGCCATGGCCTCGCGGGCTCAGACCCCTTTGAAGACCTAGAGATTGACAAGATTGTTGATGTTTTCATCGACCTATTGAACA AGATACAAGCCATAGGCGCAGAAGAGTTGGATTCCCAAGCTAGTCCATTCGACgaacagatggcgctagcgTGCCTCGCCAAACTAGACGCTGTCGTGGCCACCAACCGCGGTCATTTGGCACTCAGCAAG TTAACCTGGGCGGACTTTCTGCTGGCCGGCATGTGGGAGCACGTGCAGCAAGCGCTGGACCTGTCTAGCGACCAGTTTGCCAACATCGAACAACTTGTTCACCAACTGACTGCGGTTCCAGCTGTGAAGGCTGCTTTAGAACGAGCGCATGACAGTACTTAG
- the LOC134797309 gene encoding non-structural maintenance of chromosomes element 3 homolog, producing MSKRKHQKSLPPTHNASSASLDDGSDEEDHGHNMQNAVKECARYILHREGSKIPIKKADIAKHLATACQTPSQYVSSVISAAEKLLKKVYGYKLVSIKGKSGVQYIVVLTEECESLPSNVSEPELRTMLMASLTHIFMSGGSVKEDDLWKFLSEAGLLEENDFAGRKAFIATFTRQLYLSFTKVGDGDLAWNVFEWGQRAHQEVPKMFLLQKMAEAFEKTPDHWAEQYKQATESNTAAAS from the exons ATGAGTAAAAGAAAACATCAGAAGTCTTTGCCGCCCACACATAATGCTTCATCAGCTTCGCTAGATGACGGATCGGACGAAGAGGACCATGGTCATAACATGCAGAACGCCGTTAAGGAGTGCGCTCGATATATCCTCCATCGGGAAGGAAGCAAAATCCCTATCAAAAAAGCTGATATCGCCAAGCATTTGGCTACGGCTTGCCAGACTCCATCGCAGTATGTCTCCAGTGTCATAAGTGCTGCTgaaaaattacttaaaaag GTATATGGTTACAAGTTGGTCTCAATAAAAGGTAAAAGTGGGGTGCAGTACATAGTGGTGTTGACAGAGGAGTGCGAGTCTCTCCCGTCCAATGTGTCAGAGCCGGAACTGAGGACCATGCTGATGGCTTCGCTCACGCATATTTTCATGTCTGGCGGCAGCGTTAAGGAAG ACGACCTGTGGAAGTTCCTGAGCGAGGCTGGTCTGCTGGAGGAGAACGACTTTGCTGGCAGGAAGGCTTTCATTGCCACCTTCACTAGACAACTGTACTTGTCATTCACAAAG GTTGGCGATGGCGATTTAGCCTGGAACGTCTTTGAATGGGGTCAGAGAGCTCACCAGGAAGTGCCCAAAATGTTCCTATTACAGAAGATGGCAGAG GCATTTGAGAAAACCCCAGACCACTGGGCCGAGCAGTACAAACAAGCGACTGAAAGTAACACTGCGGCCgcgtcataa